The genomic interval TCAAAACCGACGTTCTCAAAATTTTGGTGGTGTGCCCGAATAGAATCTAGCAGCCGGCTCAACAAATACTTATGACCGGAATAATCCGCTACGGCGTAGGGCTGGGTCGCATTTGCGAGTGGGTGGTCAATCTTAATGATATCTAATTTGTCTTTCGCGGGGTGCGCGTTAACTTCGTAGACGATACACGCATCAAGTGATCCGGTTTCTGTTTGGTTGACCAGAAATGGCCCGACCGGGACTTCGCTTTTTACATTCTTGCGAACGCCTTCGTAAACGCCTGCGTCTTTAAGCAAGCGCATGGTCAGGTAGCCCAACGCGCTTTGTTCTTCATTACATACGCCGATGCTGACGCCTTCATTGGTGAGATCATTTAAGGATTGAATATTTTTGGGATTGCCTTTTTGCACGGCGATGACGATATCAGTCTTCGCAAGTTTTGTGAAATCTAAAAATAAGTCGCCAACTTGTTTGACGAAACTCACGTCACATGCGAAATAGGCGTCGGGCCTTTGGCCTGCTTTCATCTGTGCAACCAGAATGCCGCAGCCGTTATAGACGGTATCAACTTCAACGCCTTCGCGTTCGGCGAATTTGTTGATGGTTTCGTCGATCGCGGGTTTATTGACGGTCCCGCTGAAGAAGACGATTTCTGGTTTTACCGCCCACGCATCGCCTTCAACTGCGCGATAGCCATGTTTGTTAAAGATGGTCAATCCTTTATCTTTCGCTGTCAGGTACCGCGCAAACCGTAAGGCGTCGGTTGGCATTTGGGTAGACGATAAGACGCCGATGGTGATTGTCATTTCACCGCGATCCAGCTCATCAACATGAACGCGTTCCAATTCTGGATATTGCGCAGCGACCGCGTCCCAAACCAGGCCCGCATCAACGGCGCCGAGTTTGACGTCATTGGCGACGTCATTCACTGTAGGTTTCATGACTTTGGCGCCGGATTCGATTTGCGCCCAATCACCGCTGGCTTCGAGAAGATTTTTGCAAGTGCGCCCAACGGAGGCTGCGTCAGGGTTCGCTAAGGAATACGAAACGTCGTCGCGCAACAGGTCTTCGATAGAATGAATGTTTTTGGGATTTCCCTTTTTGACGGCGATGATGGGCGTGATGTTCGCAATCGGAATCGTCTCTTGCAGCAAGCCGTCCTGCTTCGCGATATCAATATACGATTGGTCTGCTGCAAGATACAAGTCGCCCCGGTTGGCGATTTTAATATTGCTTAATAACGTACCAGAACCGCCGTACTGAATTTGAATTGGGACGCCGTATTCTTTTTCATAGGCCTCGCGTATCAATTCGACGGGAACTTTCATCCCTGCAGCGCAATAGAACTCAATCGCATCGCCTTCAGCCATATTACTTTTCGGTTTGGTTTCCCAAAATAAAAGAGCAATGAGAGCAATAAATACGAAAACAGAAATAAGAAATAGGTTTCGTGTTGAGTTCATTCTTATAATCCTTATATGTTGATACAAGTTATAAGGTAGCAATTGCTGTTGATTGTTTGAAAAGCATTTGGCAATAAAAGTGGTTGGAGAGATGGATTGAAATCGCAGTCACTTTCGCCGTCTTTGCCATGCTGCATTTGAAATGAGTAAATATCCTAGCACCCATGCAATGTTGATCCAGTGGTAAGTGAGTTCCGCGCCAAGCAAGGTTTGAAATTGCGCGAACGGGTTTGCCAAACAGAGCAAACCGAACCCCAGTGAGAAGACGTAGATGGGCGACGAGAAAGAATAGGCGCGTTGTTTTTGATGATAAAAAAAGATACGAATACAAAACAGAAACCCTAAGATATCAAATAGGTTTAGAAGCGTGTGAACGGCCCGTTCGTACGCCGGATCGCCCCACAGACCAAACGCGGGAACCATAACGCATATTGCGGTAAAGAAAAACATAAAAACGGTCGCAATCGTTGCGGACGATTGCCCCGTATCGCTTGGCGTTTCTGGATCGGATAACGCTATTTGGCCCCAGCGCCATAACCCCCAGACAATGAATGCGTGTGCGATCAACAACAATACATCATCTGCAATTTTCCAGGCAAACGGGCGCTGAAGCAGCAGCGTAATTGCGATGGCTGAGCAATGGGCCAAAAACGCAATGAAAATACCGCGAGCGAACCAGCGCCAAACGGGAGGCTCATCTTGGATGGGTTTAAAAACAATTAGTGCGCACGCCGCGAGACCATTGGCGCCAGTAATCATCAAAGTGGCATACCACTCCATACGGAGTTCAGAAAAAGGGCGCAGCAAGTAAATTACGCTATCAATGAATAGGTATACGAGAATGCCTGCAAGCGGCATGTTGATACTCCTTTTGTAATCATACTATGAGTATTGTTGGATGAATCCGGGTTGAATGTAAGCCTTGAAATTACGATGCGCTTATTTGATGATGAATAGCGGAATTTGATCCTGGGAGCTAATGATGAAATCTATGAACCAGACTTCACGACGCGATTTTTTATCTTATTCAGCCGCTGCATTGTCATCCGCTGCGCTTTCGCCGATTTCCTATGCGGCAGAAAAAAAACTAAACGTCGTGGTGATTCTCGTTGATGATTACGGCTGGACGGACGCCGCTTGCACGGGAAGCGCCCTCTTCGAAACGCCCAACATCGACGCGCTTGCGAGCCAGGGGATGCGCTTCACCAATGGATACGCGGCATGTACGGTTTGCTCGCCGACCCGCGCCAGCATCCTGACGGGAAAATACCCTGCGCGGTTGCATCTGACCGACTGGATCGCCGGACATAAAAAACCGTGGGCGAAACTCAAGGTTCCCGATTTCAATCTTCAACTGCCCCATGATGAAGTCACAATCGCCGAGGCGCTCAAGCCGCATGGCTATACCAGCGCCAGCATTGGGAAATGGCACTTGGGCGGCGAAAAATTTTATCCCGAATCGCAGGGCTTTGACTTAAATATCGCGGGCACCCATCGCGGTCAGCCGCCGCGCTATTTTGCTCCATACAAAATTCCCACTTTAGAAGAAGGCCCTGACGGTGAATATCTGACAGACCGCATGGCGCAGGAAGCGGTTCAGTTTATTGAATCAAATAAAGACAATCCGTTTTTCTTATATTTGCCGTTGTTTGCTGTGCACACGCCGATTCAGGGAAAGAAAAATTATACCGATAAGTATAAAGAAAATATCAAACCCTGGTCTGACCAGCGCGACCCGCAATACGCGGCGA from Candidatus Hinthialibacter antarcticus carries:
- a CDS encoding substrate-binding domain-containing protein, whose protein sequence is MAEGDAIEFYCAAGMKVPVELIREAYEKEYGVPIQIQYGGSGTLLSNIKIANRGDLYLAADQSYIDIAKQDGLLQETIPIANITPIIAVKKGNPKNIHSIEDLLRDDVSYSLANPDAASVGRTCKNLLEASGDWAQIESGAKVMKPTVNDVANDVKLGAVDAGLVWDAVAAQYPELERVHVDELDRGEMTITIGVLSSTQMPTDALRFARYLTAKDKGLTIFNKHGYRAVEGDAWAVKPEIVFFSGTVNKPAIDETINKFAEREGVEVDTVYNGCGILVAQMKAGQRPDAYFACDVSFVKQVGDLFLDFTKLAKTDIVIAVQKGNPKNIQSLNDLTNEGVSIGVCNEEQSALGYLTMRLLKDAGVYEGVRKNVKSEVPVGPFLVNQTETGSLDACIVYEVNAHPAKDKLDIIKIDHPLANATQPYAVADYSGHKYLLSRLLDSIRAHHQNFENVGFEWLGGSTDNQEEDEWTKDKVKTLTGQEM
- a CDS encoding sulfatase gives rise to the protein MMKSMNQTSRRDFLSYSAAALSSAALSPISYAAEKKLNVVVILVDDYGWTDAACTGSALFETPNIDALASQGMRFTNGYAACTVCSPTRASILTGKYPARLHLTDWIAGHKKPWAKLKVPDFNLQLPHDEVTIAEALKPHGYTSASIGKWHLGGEKFYPESQGFDLNIAGTHRGQPPRYFAPYKIPTLEEGPDGEYLTDRMAQEAVQFIESNKDNPFFLYLPLFAVHTPIQGKKNYTDKYKENIKPWSDQRDPQYAAMVNSVDDAVGSVLQTLDRLNLTDDTLVIFTGDNGGLVPKTNNSPLRMGKGSPYEGGTRVPLMIRWPGKVRAGSVTDVPAISADFFPTVMSALDIDSPVKENIDGVDLLPVLTESGSVNREALYWHYPHYHPGGSTPYGAIRKGDWKLLEFFEDGRLELYNLKNDLSEKFNLANLNIQKRDELHQQLVEWRQSVNAQMPTSNPNYKPEWANDHINKHKDTN